The following coding sequences lie in one Actinomyces capricornis genomic window:
- a CDS encoding ABC transporter ATP-binding protein, translating to MIRSIVSLMSDEGRRQVTIMVVLSVVAGLAQGVAALLLLPIVDAMVLGRSPWGWLGALAALAALASTLQYFLARASYEAAFDILRRLNIALGDKLTRLPLGWFDTPRRGELSQLAGKGVMDLGGLLAHMLPLFLVAVSQCAAMAVGSWFIDWRLGAALTACAPLFALAVIGASRMGDAAEARSHACEVEVNDRVIEFARAQGALRSCGRADSYEPLITALESERRTGLSRFLVSVLALGLAGVAVQALLAVLVILVAALVVGGQVGSYQAVALIGIGLRFIQPLDQVVSMSFGIRPAQAQSARLRRVLDAPELVEPEASAPATSPGQVVLEDVRFSYGAEPVLQGVSLRAEPGTFTALVGPSGSGKTTVTRLIARFYDVDAGVVRVDGVDVRELTSADLMERLSMVFQDVYLFDDTLEANIRVGRVEASREEVRRAARDAGVEEIVARLPEGWRTRVGEGGSRLSGGERQRVAIARALLKRAPIVLFDEATSALDPANEARVVGAMESLARRSTVIAIAHKLSTVRRADQIVALGADGRVEQVGTHEELMAAGGRYARYWRERERAAAWRLSSGA from the coding sequence ATGATCCGCTCCATCGTCTCCCTCATGTCCGACGAGGGCCGCCGCCAGGTCACCATCATGGTGGTGCTCTCCGTGGTGGCGGGACTGGCCCAGGGTGTGGCGGCCCTGCTGCTCCTGCCGATCGTCGACGCCATGGTCCTGGGCCGCTCGCCCTGGGGATGGCTCGGCGCGCTGGCCGCTCTGGCGGCCCTGGCCTCAACCCTCCAGTACTTCCTGGCCCGGGCCAGCTACGAGGCCGCCTTCGACATCCTGCGCCGGCTCAACATCGCCCTGGGTGACAAGCTCACGCGCCTGCCGCTGGGGTGGTTCGACACCCCGAGGCGGGGTGAGCTCTCCCAGTTGGCGGGCAAGGGCGTGATGGACCTGGGCGGCCTGCTGGCGCATATGCTCCCCCTCTTCCTGGTGGCCGTCAGCCAGTGCGCGGCCATGGCCGTGGGCTCGTGGTTCATCGACTGGCGCCTGGGCGCGGCACTGACCGCCTGCGCCCCGCTGTTCGCCCTGGCGGTCATCGGCGCGAGCCGCATGGGCGACGCCGCGGAGGCCCGCTCCCACGCCTGCGAGGTGGAGGTCAATGACCGGGTCATCGAGTTCGCCCGCGCCCAGGGGGCCCTGCGCTCCTGCGGGCGCGCGGACTCCTATGAGCCCCTCATCACTGCCCTGGAGTCCGAGCGCCGCACTGGCCTGTCCCGGTTCCTCGTCTCCGTCCTGGCCCTGGGGCTGGCGGGCGTGGCCGTCCAGGCGCTCCTGGCAGTCCTGGTGATCCTGGTGGCGGCCCTGGTGGTGGGAGGCCAGGTCGGCTCCTATCAGGCCGTGGCGCTCATCGGCATCGGCCTGCGCTTCATCCAGCCACTGGACCAGGTGGTCTCCATGTCCTTCGGGATCCGGCCGGCCCAGGCTCAGAGCGCCCGCCTGCGCCGGGTCCTGGACGCCCCGGAGCTGGTCGAGCCCGAGGCCTCGGCGCCGGCCACCAGCCCCGGTCAGGTGGTCCTGGAGGACGTGCGGTTCTCCTACGGCGCCGAGCCTGTCCTGCAAGGGGTGAGCCTGCGGGCCGAGCCGGGCACCTTCACCGCCCTGGTCGGCCCCTCCGGATCGGGCAAGACGACCGTGACCCGCCTCATCGCCCGCTTCTACGACGTCGATGCCGGCGTGGTGAGGGTCGACGGCGTCGACGTGCGCGAGCTGACCAGTGCCGACCTCATGGAGAGGCTGTCCATGGTCTTCCAGGACGTCTACCTCTTCGACGACACCCTGGAGGCGAATATCCGCGTGGGCCGTGTCGAGGCGAGCCGGGAGGAGGTGCGCCGGGCCGCCCGCGACGCCGGGGTCGAGGAGATCGTCGCCCGCCTGCCCGAGGGCTGGCGGACCCGGGTGGGGGAGGGCGGCAGCCGCCTGTCGGGCGGCGAGCGCCAGCGCGTGGCCATCGCCCGCGCCCTGCTCAAGCGCGCCCCCATCGTCCTGTTCGACGAGGCCACCTCCGCCCTGGACCCCGCCAATGAGGCGCGGGTGGTGGGCGCCATGGAGTCCCTGGCCCGGCGCTCCACGGTCATCGCCATCGCCCACAAGCTCAGCACCGTGCGTCGCGCCGATCAGATCGTCGCCCTGGGGGCGGACGGCCGCGTGGAGCAGGTCGGCACCCATGAGGAGCTCATGGCCGCGGGCGGGCGCTACGCCCGCTACTGGCGCGAGCGGGAGCGTGCCGCCGCCTGGCGCCTGTCCTCGGGCGCCTGA
- a CDS encoding TetR/AcrR family transcriptional regulator, with the protein MPSQKSTQPPAPAPPPASRPEQPGGRRTGRGRPRRAGADAAILAATIDLLGERGYAGLRIDDVARLSGAAKTTIYRRWPSRTHLAVAAVEHMLGDRRPPEPCGDVLTDLDALISAAFTPLIRGGSGLVAITLDIHRQDDAGLTEAYRRRIIDPVRERAVALVRRAAREGLVDDRAAPEVLVDAAIGGLLYRSTILGQEMTVDQACRFVRELLGISAP; encoded by the coding sequence GTGCCATCCCAGAAGTCGACGCAGCCCCCAGCGCCAGCGCCCCCGCCCGCCTCACGACCCGAGCAGCCCGGCGGGCGCAGAACCGGGCGCGGTCGCCCTCGGCGCGCCGGGGCGGACGCCGCGATCCTGGCGGCCACCATCGACCTGCTCGGCGAACGCGGCTACGCCGGCCTGCGCATCGACGACGTGGCCCGGCTGTCCGGAGCGGCGAAGACGACGATCTACCGCCGCTGGCCCTCCCGCACCCACCTGGCGGTCGCCGCCGTCGAGCACATGCTGGGCGATCGGCGCCCGCCCGAGCCCTGCGGTGACGTCCTGACCGATCTCGATGCGCTCATCAGCGCGGCCTTCACCCCCCTGATCCGGGGCGGCTCCGGGCTCGTGGCCATCACCCTGGACATCCACCGCCAGGACGATGCCGGGCTCACGGAGGCCTACCGCCGTCGCATCATCGACCCGGTGCGCGAGCGGGCGGTAGCGCTGGTGCGCCGTGCGGCCCGCGAGGGCCTGGTCGATGACCGGGCCGCCCCGGAGGTCCTGGTCGATGCGGCCATCGGCGGTCTGCTCTACCGCTCCACCATCCTGGGCCAGGAGATGACGGTCGACCAGGCCTGCCGCTTCGTGCGCGAGCTGCTGGGGATCAGCGCGCCCTGA
- a CDS encoding HXXEE domain-containing protein produces MDDLTRVSLGLLAAWAVHDAEELLTMSPASAVVLPELPHWLPIPESMRTYGVSQAHVNLAIGIMAVPVAVSSLEGVRTRGASPLLRGGVLAFGLHGLGHVAGALARGGYTTGVLTSPTLVIPYWLWASRVLARHGLPRADRGAVLTALGVIPLLPVVHGTVLTILGRRSIRAHQSPAHQGLWRR; encoded by the coding sequence ATGGACGATCTCACCCGCGTCAGCCTCGGCCTGCTCGCCGCCTGGGCGGTGCATGACGCCGAGGAGCTGCTCACCATGTCCCCGGCCTCGGCGGTCGTGCTGCCGGAGCTGCCCCACTGGCTGCCCATCCCCGAGAGCATGCGCACCTACGGCGTCTCGCAGGCCCACGTCAACCTCGCCATCGGGATCATGGCCGTTCCGGTGGCGGTCTCCTCCCTGGAGGGCGTGCGCACCCGCGGGGCCTCGCCCCTGCTGCGCGGCGGAGTCCTGGCCTTCGGCCTGCACGGCCTGGGGCATGTGGCGGGCGCCCTGGCCCGGGGCGGGTACACCACGGGCGTCCTGACCTCCCCGACGCTCGTCATCCCCTACTGGTTGTGGGCGAGCAGGGTCCTCGCGCGCCACGGGCTGCCCCGGGCCGACCGCGGCGCCGTGCTGACGGCCCTGGGGGTCATCCCGCTGCTGCCGGTGGTGCACGGCACGGTCCTGACCATCCTGGGCCGGCGCTCCATCCGCGCCCACCAGAGCCCCGCCCACCAGGGCCTGTGGCGCCGATGA
- a CDS encoding ABC transporter ATP-binding protein — translation MAAGEDERGTRPGAGPVLSTRAITLGYHPRHPVTEDLSLTVAPGQVTMIVGPNACGKSTLLRALSRTLAPASGQVVLDGQDISGIRPKRFARRVGMLAQSSIAPPGITVHELVARGRYPHQSILHQWSAQDGQAVQTAMERTGVAELARRPVSSLSGGQRQRVWIAMALAQRTDILLLDEPTTYLDLAHQVEVLELCRELNAELGTTIVAVLHDLNQACRYADRILVMHQGAILSHGRPREVITTTVVEEAFGLPVHVIPDPLTSTPMVLPLPRDRDQGVRP, via the coding sequence GTGGCAGCAGGGGAGGATGAGCGCGGCACGCGCCCCGGGGCGGGCCCGGTGCTCAGCACGCGGGCGATCACCCTGGGCTACCACCCCCGGCACCCGGTGACCGAGGACCTCTCGCTCACCGTGGCGCCCGGGCAGGTGACGATGATCGTGGGGCCCAACGCCTGCGGCAAATCCACCCTGCTGCGGGCCCTGAGCCGCACCCTGGCGCCGGCGTCGGGCCAGGTCGTGCTCGATGGCCAGGACATCTCCGGCATCCGCCCCAAGCGCTTCGCCCGCCGGGTGGGGATGCTGGCCCAGTCCTCCATCGCCCCACCGGGCATCACCGTCCACGAGCTGGTGGCGCGGGGCCGCTACCCCCACCAGTCGATCCTGCACCAGTGGTCGGCCCAGGACGGCCAGGCCGTCCAGACGGCTATGGAGCGCACCGGGGTGGCCGAACTGGCGCGCAGGCCGGTGTCCTCACTGTCCGGGGGCCAGCGCCAGCGCGTATGGATCGCCATGGCCCTGGCCCAGCGCACCGACATCCTCCTGCTCGATGAGCCCACCACCTACCTGGACCTGGCCCACCAGGTGGAGGTCCTCGAGCTGTGCCGCGAGCTGAACGCCGAGCTGGGCACCACGATCGTGGCCGTGCTCCACGACCTCAACCAGGCCTGCCGCTACGCCGACCGGATCCTGGTAATGCACCAGGGGGCGATCCTCTCCCACGGCAGGCCCCGGGAGGTCATCACCACCACCGTGGTCGAGGAGGCCTTCGGCCTGCCGGTCCACGTCATCCCCGACCCCCTCACCAGCACCCCCATGGTCCTGCCCCTGCCCCGGGACCGGGACCAGGGCGTCCGGCCCTGA
- a CDS encoding NAD(P)H-dependent oxidoreductase — MTHQSGTMEPAAGISRDEVVTAALEIGIDSFTMGKVARRLGVHPRDLERTVSSRDDVVVACLERATADLRLPRAGLDWPDHLRYLADSIWTMLEAHPGLDHTLIDVPWAYVPFMPAAKRSHTALVEAGLRREDAYLALSYLADTVLTAHRSATAMRSPEPTGERGIDAATRMWDERFGQGGASFGLEGRSGHRGEAEPVPFRPEESWVDAASLGSKIEVLIEGLRALSTVVTADTSQAAVGYESAAPTDASTEETESPMKTLVLVFHPDLSTSRVNKALAARAQALGGDITVRYMYELYPDFNIDVAAEQEALMEADRIVLQFPMYWLSCPPLLKKWEDDVWTYGWAYGSEGTALHGKELLLAISVGGNASAYGRDGVHVYTVHEFLRPFQGSSRVIGTKFMVPFLSMGALEITDEAIAQRAEDYAAVLSSAKLPALELFG, encoded by the coding sequence ATGACACACCAGTCAGGGACCATGGAACCCGCCGCTGGCATCTCACGGGACGAGGTCGTCACCGCCGCCCTGGAGATCGGCATCGATAGCTTCACGATGGGCAAGGTGGCCAGGCGGCTCGGTGTGCACCCCCGGGACCTGGAGCGCACCGTGTCCTCGCGCGACGACGTCGTCGTGGCCTGCCTGGAGCGGGCCACGGCCGATCTGCGGCTGCCGCGCGCCGGCCTGGACTGGCCGGACCACTTGCGCTACCTCGCCGACTCGATCTGGACGATGCTGGAGGCCCACCCGGGCCTCGACCACACCCTCATCGACGTGCCCTGGGCCTACGTGCCCTTCATGCCCGCCGCCAAGCGGTCCCACACCGCCCTGGTCGAGGCGGGCCTGCGCCGCGAGGACGCCTACCTGGCGCTGAGCTACCTGGCGGACACCGTCCTGACCGCGCACCGCTCGGCCACCGCGATGCGCTCCCCGGAGCCCACAGGCGAGCGCGGCATCGACGCGGCCACCAGGATGTGGGATGAGCGCTTCGGCCAGGGCGGGGCCTCCTTCGGCCTGGAGGGCCGATCCGGGCACCGCGGCGAGGCTGAGCCTGTACCCTTCAGGCCTGAGGAGTCCTGGGTGGACGCCGCCTCCCTGGGCTCCAAGATCGAGGTCCTCATCGAAGGACTGCGCGCCCTCAGCACCGTGGTCACGGCCGATACCTCGCAGGCTGCCGTCGGATACGAGTCCGCCGCTCCCACGGATGCATCTACCGAAGAAACGGAGTCCCCCATGAAAACACTCGTGCTCGTCTTCCACCCGGACCTCAGCACCTCCCGCGTCAACAAGGCCCTGGCGGCACGTGCGCAGGCCCTGGGCGGGGACATCACCGTGCGATACATGTACGAGCTCTACCCGGACTTCAACATCGATGTGGCTGCCGAGCAGGAGGCCCTCATGGAGGCCGACCGCATCGTGCTGCAGTTCCCCATGTACTGGCTCTCCTGCCCCCCACTGCTCAAGAAGTGGGAGGACGACGTGTGGACCTACGGCTGGGCCTACGGCTCGGAGGGCACGGCCCTGCACGGCAAGGAGCTCCTCCTGGCCATCAGCGTCGGCGGCAATGCCAGCGCCTACGGGCGCGACGGTGTCCACGTCTACACCGTCCACGAGTTCCTGCGGCCCTTCCAGGGATCCTCGCGAGTCATCGGCACCAAGTTCATGGTCCCCTTCCTGTCCATGGGGGCCCTGGAGATCACTGACGAGGCCATCGCCCAGCGCGCCGAGGACTACGCAGCCGTGCTGTCCTCGGCCAAGCTCCCCGCCCTGGAGCTCTTCGGCTGA
- a CDS encoding aldo/keto reductase, translating into MDHIALNSGTTIPALGFGVYQTPPAITDRVVREAIEVGYRLIDTAQYYRNEAQVGQAVRAALSQGLAREDLFITTKIMTSGYEESRRAIMDSVAALDLGRIDLMLIHWPQEDGPGTWRALEEAVEAGRVRAIGLSNFYGQDLEEIIGGARILPAVNQVETSVVYQQRRLMPALERHGIRLEAWGPLGQGRRGILTDPVLAEVAQAHGATPAQVALAFQVRTGVITIPKTVNRDRMVENLAAADIELSAAELEHLAALDTGHCIGWPGFPEQDYDPADYPFTVPS; encoded by the coding sequence ATGGATCACATCGCCCTCAACAGCGGCACGACCATCCCGGCCCTGGGCTTCGGGGTCTACCAGACCCCGCCGGCCATCACCGATCGCGTGGTGCGCGAGGCCATCGAGGTGGGCTACCGGCTCATCGACACCGCCCAGTACTACCGCAATGAGGCGCAGGTGGGGCAGGCGGTGAGAGCGGCCCTGTCCCAGGGCCTGGCGCGCGAGGACCTGTTCATCACCACCAAGATCATGACCTCCGGGTACGAGGAGAGCCGCAGGGCCATCATGGACTCCGTGGCGGCCCTGGACCTGGGGCGCATCGATCTCATGCTCATCCACTGGCCGCAGGAGGACGGCCCGGGCACGTGGCGCGCCCTGGAGGAGGCGGTCGAGGCCGGTCGGGTCCGCGCGATCGGGCTGTCCAACTTCTACGGCCAGGACCTGGAGGAGATCATTGGGGGCGCGCGGATCCTGCCCGCCGTCAACCAGGTGGAGACCAGCGTGGTCTACCAGCAGCGCCGGCTCATGCCGGCCCTGGAGCGCCACGGCATCCGCCTGGAGGCCTGGGGCCCGCTGGGCCAGGGGCGCCGCGGCATCCTGACCGACCCGGTCCTGGCCGAGGTCGCCCAGGCCCATGGGGCCACGCCCGCCCAGGTGGCCCTGGCCTTCCAGGTGCGTACCGGCGTCATCACCATCCCCAAGACGGTCAACCGCGATCGCATGGTGGAGAACCTGGCGGCGGCCGATATCGAGCTCAGCGCCGCGGAGCTGGAGCACCTGGCGGCCCTGGACACCGGGCACTGCATCGGGTGGCCGGGCTTCCCCGAGCAGGACTACGACCCGGCCGACTACCCGTTCACGGTCCCGTCCTGA
- a CDS encoding zinc-dependent alcohol dehydrogenase family protein: protein MRGVVMHGRGDVRVEDREVPRIIEPTDAVIKVEAACICGSDLWPYRGVDELAGPRAMGHEYVGTVVEVGDEVTTVAPGDFVVGSFCLSDNTCEICRSGFQSRCVNGDFIGDTQAQYTRVPLADGTLVVVPGGKPEDEDVIASLLTASDVLGTGWFGAVAAGAAPGRTIAVVGDGAVGLCAVLAAKALGAERVIAFSRHEDRAALAREFGADVIVAERGEEGAARVKELTGGYGAHGVVEAVGTQESMLQAIAACRPGGHVGYVGVAHGVSLPGDVLFRAEVTMLGGPAPVRRFLPDLIERILEGRINPGRVFTQRLPLEEAPEGYKAMDERRAIKVLLRP, encoded by the coding sequence ATGCGCGGCGTCGTCATGCACGGCCGCGGTGATGTGCGTGTGGAGGACCGCGAGGTCCCGCGCATCATCGAGCCCACCGACGCGGTCATCAAGGTCGAGGCCGCCTGCATCTGCGGCTCGGACCTGTGGCCCTACCGCGGCGTGGACGAGCTCGCCGGGCCCCGGGCCATGGGGCACGAGTACGTGGGCACCGTCGTCGAGGTCGGCGACGAGGTCACCACGGTCGCGCCCGGCGACTTCGTCGTCGGCTCCTTCTGCCTGAGCGACAACACCTGCGAGATCTGCCGGAGCGGGTTCCAGTCGCGCTGCGTCAACGGCGACTTCATCGGCGACACCCAGGCCCAGTACACGCGCGTGCCACTGGCCGACGGCACCCTCGTGGTGGTGCCCGGGGGCAAGCCCGAGGACGAGGATGTCATCGCCTCCCTCCTGACCGCCTCCGATGTGCTGGGCACCGGCTGGTTCGGGGCCGTGGCCGCCGGGGCCGCGCCCGGCAGGACCATCGCCGTGGTGGGCGACGGCGCCGTGGGGCTGTGCGCGGTGCTCGCCGCCAAGGCGCTGGGAGCCGAGCGGGTCATCGCCTTCTCCCGCCATGAGGACCGCGCCGCCCTGGCCCGCGAGTTCGGGGCTGATGTCATCGTCGCCGAGCGCGGCGAGGAGGGCGCCGCGCGGGTCAAGGAGCTGACCGGCGGCTACGGGGCGCACGGAGTGGTGGAGGCCGTGGGCACCCAGGAGTCGATGCTCCAGGCGATCGCCGCGTGCCGCCCCGGCGGCCATGTGGGCTACGTGGGCGTGGCCCACGGGGTGTCCCTGCCCGGCGACGTGCTCTTCCGCGCCGAGGTCACCATGCTCGGCGGCCCCGCGCCGGTGCGCCGCTTCCTGCCCGACCTCATCGAGCGCATCCTGGAGGGGCGTATCAACCCCGGCAGGGTCTTCACCCAGCGCCTCCCCCTGGAGGAGGCGCCCGAGGGCTACAAGGCCATGGACGAGCGCCGCGCCATCAAGGTGCTCCTGCGCCCCTGA
- a CDS encoding zinc-binding dehydrogenase has translation MSAGAPRAGEPMWAVVFHRYGGPGVLEMTEVPVPRLRPGEVLVRTASSGLSAVDLDYRSGAVRLHGLGFPKQTGFDALGQVVDSRSAHVPVGAWVWCVLGLEPLRRRGTAVEYLAIDDTRVGLFPHGWIPPERLGSLPLGALTALCALRDAARARPGQRILVVGAGGAVGTAALQLARMRGIGADAVTGASGLEVCAELGAQEVVDHHDIRGTERLRRGLYDAAILAAGRAEDWIEAVRPAGRMALTRPAAAWPGPRSAARVLRRRLVVRPVLAGHEAGDLTRLASLAARGRLRPVVGRSYGIEDLARAHAEHGRGGTCGARLIIHRRGPGRLAAAEDPRTPPAR, from the coding sequence ATGAGTGCCGGGGCGCCGAGGGCGGGGGAGCCCATGTGGGCGGTGGTCTTCCACCGCTATGGCGGGCCCGGCGTCCTGGAGATGACGGAGGTGCCCGTGCCGCGCCTGCGGCCCGGGGAGGTGCTCGTGCGCACAGCATCCTCGGGGCTCTCCGCCGTGGACCTGGATTACCGCAGCGGCGCGGTGCGCCTTCACGGCCTCGGCTTCCCCAAGCAGACCGGATTCGACGCCCTGGGCCAGGTCGTGGACTCGCGCTCAGCCCATGTCCCGGTCGGGGCCTGGGTGTGGTGTGTCCTCGGCCTGGAGCCGCTGAGGCGGCGCGGCACTGCCGTGGAGTACCTGGCCATCGACGACACCCGGGTCGGCCTGTTCCCCCACGGCTGGATCCCGCCCGAGCGGCTGGGATCCCTGCCGTTGGGGGCGCTGACCGCCCTGTGCGCCCTGCGCGATGCCGCCAGGGCTCGGCCCGGCCAGCGGATCCTCGTCGTGGGGGCGGGCGGGGCTGTGGGCACGGCGGCCCTCCAACTGGCGCGCATGCGCGGCATCGGGGCCGACGCCGTCACCGGGGCGTCGGGCCTGGAGGTGTGCGCGGAGCTCGGCGCGCAGGAGGTGGTGGACCACCATGACATCCGGGGCACCGAGCGCCTCCGGCGCGGTCTCTACGATGCCGCGATCCTGGCGGCCGGGCGCGCCGAGGACTGGATCGAGGCCGTGCGGCCGGCGGGTCGCATGGCCCTGACCCGGCCGGCCGCCGCCTGGCCCGGGCCTCGCAGCGCCGCTCGGGTCCTGCGGCGGCGCCTGGTGGTGCGGCCCGTCCTCGCCGGTCATGAGGCGGGTGATCTCACCCGGCTGGCCTCCCTGGCCGCTCGGGGCCGCCTGCGCCCCGTGGTCGGGCGCAGCTACGGCATCGAGGATCTCGCCCGCGCCCACGCCGAGCACGGCCGGGGCGGCACCTGCGGCGCACGGCTCATCATCCACCGCAGGGGGCCGGGCCGGCTCGCCGCCGCTGAGGACCCGCGCACTCCTCCTGCGCGATGA
- a CDS encoding TetR/AcrR family transcriptional regulator, whose product MARLGRKTGPKPGFTRDDVIAAALEIGVDSFTMAQVAARLGVRPSALYRTVASRDDVVAACLERIGAGIRLPRGGQPWEDYLRGVVEAMWKALEEHPGLDRTLMSLPWTNLHLLRTAQCAHGELVAAGMDPREAYFALDVVIDTTVATHQAVAALRAPAQEGLGAGGRDGRGQPRPVDGGRAVDGREQLRGFDVLAHHWERMSRAQGPGGGTIPLAPEESWLDRGFLDLKIDLLIDGLRARQDRRRS is encoded by the coding sequence ATGGCGCGCCTGGGACGAAAGACGGGGCCGAAGCCGGGATTCACGCGCGATGATGTCATCGCCGCAGCCCTGGAGATCGGCGTCGACTCCTTCACCATGGCCCAGGTGGCGGCGCGCCTGGGGGTGCGCCCCTCGGCCCTCTACCGCACCGTCGCCTCGCGCGATGACGTCGTGGCCGCCTGCCTGGAGCGCATCGGCGCCGGCATCCGGTTGCCGCGAGGGGGCCAGCCGTGGGAGGACTACCTGCGCGGCGTCGTGGAGGCCATGTGGAAGGCGCTCGAGGAGCACCCGGGCCTGGATCGCACCCTGATGTCCCTGCCCTGGACGAACCTGCACCTCCTGCGCACCGCTCAGTGCGCCCACGGCGAGCTCGTCGCCGCAGGCATGGACCCCCGGGAGGCCTACTTCGCGCTCGACGTCGTCATCGACACGACCGTGGCCACTCACCAGGCCGTCGCGGCCCTGCGCGCCCCGGCCCAGGAGGGACTGGGCGCGGGCGGGAGGGACGGCCGTGGGCAGCCCCGGCCCGTGGACGGCGGTCGGGCGGTCGATGGGCGCGAGCAGCTGCGGGGATTCGACGTCCTGGCCCACCACTGGGAGCGGATGAGCCGGGCCCAGGGCCCCGGCGGCGGGACGATCCCCCTGGCCCCCGAGGAGTCCTGGCTGGACCGCGGCTTCCTGGACCTCAAGATCGACCTGCTCATCGATGGGCTCCGGGCCCGCCAGGACCGCCGGCGGTCGTGA
- a CDS encoding ABC transporter ATP-binding protein, whose product MADSTSPTLSRSADPAATTTAETPTGQDGGAPPEARAGKAALKDLLRPVRGYLMVGMLLSALSAVCALAPYAGLLHLGRILLDAHAAGQDPHAGRVQDAVALILGGLAARLVLYFLALSVTHVGDLRLAAQLRTRIVEVMARAPLSWFTESSSGRVRKAVQNDAHDLHYLVAHQYVEYTAAIVMPLAALLYALVIDWRLGLLAVATLPVYAAIQAWSMRGMGDLTRKVDAMLADVSARIVELVSGIAVVKAFGRAGRAHQRYTRAAQDMAEYYRAWCAPMLRSNALATSVIAPAVILLVNLSGGAAMVRAGWVDPLQVLATCLIALVLPSAIDTLGWSSWNNRIAGAAALRIMDVLSTEPLPEPARARSPRDGEIRFEDVSFDYGATRALDGVSLTLRPGTVTALVGASGSGKSTLATLLARFNDPTQGRVTLGGVDLRDVPARELYRHVAFVLQDAQLLTLPLVDNIRLARPGADLEQVRAAARAAQIDEVIMALPQGYDTVLGRGADLSGGQAQRVAIARAILADAPVLILDEATAFADPESEAAIQDALSELVRGRTVLVIAHRPAALVNADQVALLERGRLVAVGTHDELMADPAYAALWRAAAPAAPTGAPPGPPPDAVGRSASGPGASPQARPAGPSSTREDRP is encoded by the coding sequence ATGGCTGACTCCACCTCTCCCACCCTGTCCCGCAGCGCCGATCCAGCGGCCACGACGACCGCCGAGACTCCCACCGGCCAGGATGGCGGAGCCCCTCCCGAGGCCCGCGCCGGGAAGGCCGCCCTCAAGGACCTGCTGCGCCCGGTGCGCGGCTACCTCATGGTGGGCATGCTCCTGTCGGCCCTGTCAGCGGTCTGCGCCCTCGCCCCCTATGCGGGGCTCCTGCACCTGGGCCGGATCCTGCTCGACGCCCACGCCGCGGGGCAGGACCCGCATGCCGGCAGGGTGCAGGACGCTGTGGCCCTCATCCTGGGAGGTCTGGCAGCCAGGCTCGTCCTGTACTTCCTGGCCCTGAGCGTCACCCACGTGGGCGACCTGAGGCTCGCGGCCCAGCTGCGCACCCGCATCGTGGAGGTCATGGCCCGCGCCCCGCTGTCCTGGTTCACCGAGTCCTCCTCCGGCCGGGTGCGCAAGGCCGTCCAGAACGACGCCCACGACCTGCACTACCTCGTGGCCCACCAGTACGTGGAGTACACCGCGGCCATCGTCATGCCGCTGGCCGCGCTCCTCTACGCCCTCGTCATCGACTGGCGCCTGGGCCTGCTGGCCGTGGCCACCCTGCCGGTCTACGCCGCCATCCAGGCCTGGTCGATGCGCGGCATGGGGGACCTGACCCGAAAGGTCGACGCGATGCTGGCCGATGTCTCGGCCCGCATCGTCGAGCTCGTCAGCGGCATCGCCGTGGTCAAGGCCTTCGGCCGCGCCGGACGCGCCCACCAGCGCTACACCCGGGCGGCGCAGGACATGGCCGAGTACTACCGCGCCTGGTGCGCCCCCATGCTGCGCTCCAACGCCCTGGCCACCTCCGTCATCGCCCCGGCGGTCATCCTCCTGGTCAACCTGTCCGGGGGCGCGGCCATGGTGCGCGCCGGGTGGGTCGACCCCCTCCAGGTGCTGGCCACCTGCCTCATCGCCCTGGTGCTGCCCAGCGCCATCGACACCCTGGGCTGGTCGTCCTGGAACAACCGGATCGCCGGGGCCGCGGCCCTGCGCATCATGGATGTCCTGAGCACCGAGCCCCTGCCCGAGCCGGCCCGGGCCCGCAGCCCCCGGGACGGCGAGATCCGCTTCGAGGACGTCTCTTTCGACTACGGCGCCACCCGCGCCCTGGACGGGGTGAGCCTGACCCTCAGGCCCGGCACGGTCACGGCCCTCGTGGGCGCCTCCGGGTCGGGCAAGTCCACCCTGGCCACCCTCCTGGCCCGATTCAACGATCCCACGCAGGGGCGTGTGACCCTGGGCGGGGTCGACCTGCGCGACGTGCCCGCCCGCGAGCTCTACCGGCATGTCGCCTTCGTCCTCCAGGACGCCCAGCTGCTGACCCTCCCGCTGGTGGACAACATCCGCCTGGCCCGGCCCGGGGCCGACCTGGAGCAGGTCCGCGCCGCCGCCCGCGCCGCCCAGATCGACGAGGTCATCATGGCCCTGCCGCAGGGCTACGACACGGTCCTGGGCCGGGGCGCCGACCTGTCCGGCGGGCAGGCCCAGCGCGTGGCCATCGCCCGGGCCATCCTGGCCGACGCCCCCGTCCTCATCCTCGATGAGGCCACCGCCTTCGCCGACCCCGAGTCCGAGGCGGCCATCCAGGACGCCCTGAGCGAGCTGGTGCGCGGGCGCACCGTCCTGGTCATCGCCCACCGCCCGGCCGCACTGGTCAACGCCGACCAGGTGGCCCTGCTGGAGCGTGGGCGCCTGGTCGCCGTCGGCACCCACGACGAGCTCATGGCCGACCCCGCCTACGCCGCCCTGTGGCGGGCCGCGGCGCCGGCCGCCCCGACGGGCGCTCCTCCAGGCCCCCCGCCGGACGCCGTCGGCCGCAGCGCCTCCGGCCCGGGGGCCTCCCCGCAGGCCCGGCCCGCCGGCCCGAGCAGCACCCGGGAGGACAGGCCATGA